The DNA region CCATGCGAACATCATCCGATCCTAGTGGGCGTGCAGCGGATGGCGGGCGTAACGTGGAATGCGTGGACTGGGTTTCCTGGTTCGATGCGCCGGAGTATGAATTTGCCCGGCAAGTGCTGCAGCGTGGCGTCGCGGCGCTCTACTTCGTTGCGTTCCTGTCCTCCCTCAACCAGTTCCCGGCACTCCTGGGCGCACGCGGGCTGCTTCCCGTTCCCGATTATCTGGAGGCGTTCAGCGCACGCGGCAGGCCCACCCTGTTCCGCTGGCGCTATTCGGACCGGCTGCTCCGCGCAGTCTGCGGGACCGGGCTGGCCATCTCCGCGCTGCTGGTGGCCGGGCTTCCCCAGCTCGGGCCGCCGTGGCTGCCGATGATTGCTTTCCTGTCCCTGTGGCTGCTGTACATGTCGATCGTGAACGTGGGGCAGACGTTCTATGGTTTCGGGTGGGAGATGCTCCTCCTGGAAGCCGGCTTCACGGTGGCTTTCCTGGGTTCGGACCAGACGGATCCGCCGCGCACCATCCTGATCCTGGTGGCCTGGCTGGTGTTCCGGCTGGAGTTCGGCGCCGGCATGATCAAGATCCGCGGAGGGCGGGAGTGGCGCGACCTCACAGCCCTCTACTACCACCACGAGACCCAGCCGATGCCGGGGCCGCTGAGCCGGCAGGCACATCTCCTGCCAAAGCCCTTCCACCGCCTGGAGGTGCTGGGCAACCATTTCGCCCAGCTTGTGGTGCCCTTTTTCCTCTTCGCTCCCCAGCCGCTCGCAAGCGCCGCGGCAGGCATCGTCATCTTCACCCAGCTGTGGCTCGTGGCCAGCGGCAATTTCGCCTGGCTCAACTGGATTGCCATTGTGCTGGCCTTCGCCGCGGTCAGCGATCCCGTGGCACATGCAGTGCTGCCGGTCATTCCCTTGGACTGGCATCCGGGGGACGCAGCCGGGGAGACTCCCCTGTGGTGGCTTGTCATCACCCTCGCGGCGACTCTCCTGCTGGTGGTCCTGAGCTACTGGCCGGTGCGCAACCTGCTCTCCAGGCGCCAGCTGATGAACGCGAGTTTCAACCGCTGGCAACTCGTGAACACCTACGGCGCGTTTGGCACGGTCACCAAGCAGCGGATCGAGATTGTGGTGGAAGGCACCCTGGACGAAGACCCGGACGAGTCCGCGGACTGGCGCGAGTACGGCTTCAAGGGAAAACCCGGGGACGTGCGCCGGCTGCCGCGGCAGTGGGCCCCCTACCATCTGCGGCTGGACTGGCTCATGTGGTTCCTGCCGCTCCGCTCGGTGCACGAGGAATGGTTCTATGCCTTCCTCGCCAAGCTGCTGGAAGCGGACAGACAGGTGCTGCGGCTACTGCGCCACGACCCGTTCGACGGCGGGCCGCCGCGCTGGGTGCGCGCCCGCAGCTACCTGTACCGCTTCGCCACCCGGACCGAGTTCCGTGATACCGGCGAACGATGGATCCGGACCCCGCTCTATGAAGCCATCCCGCCGCTCTCGCTCCGGCGATCGCCCG from Arthrobacter pascens includes:
- a CDS encoding lipase maturation factor family protein — its product is MDWVSWFDAPEYEFARQVLQRGVAALYFVAFLSSLNQFPALLGARGLLPVPDYLEAFSARGRPTLFRWRYSDRLLRAVCGTGLAISALLVAGLPQLGPPWLPMIAFLSLWLLYMSIVNVGQTFYGFGWEMLLLEAGFTVAFLGSDQTDPPRTILILVAWLVFRLEFGAGMIKIRGGREWRDLTALYYHHETQPMPGPLSRQAHLLPKPFHRLEVLGNHFAQLVVPFFLFAPQPLASAAAGIVIFTQLWLVASGNFAWLNWIAIVLAFAAVSDPVAHAVLPVIPLDWHPGDAAGETPLWWLVITLAATLLLVVLSYWPVRNLLSRRQLMNASFNRWQLVNTYGAFGTVTKQRIEIVVEGTLDEDPDESADWREYGFKGKPGDVRRLPRQWAPYHLRLDWLMWFLPLRSVHEEWFYAFLAKLLEADRQVLRLLRHDPFDGGPPRWVRARSYLYRFATRTEFRDTGERWIRTPLYEAIPPLSLRRSPGRRM